The sequence below is a genomic window from Enterocloster clostridioformis.
GGCACGTCCGGAACATCCGGCACGTCCGGCACATCCGGCACATCCGGTATATCTGGTACATCGGGCGTATCTGGAACATCGGGTTCATCTGGCGTGTCCGGTGTATCCTGTGTCCCACCACTGATTTTGGAACTAAATACAGCTCCGGGATTAGCGTGAGCTATCAGAACTGGTGACACGGCCAGTACACCCATTAAAGAAAACGTTACCGCCTTTTTTAACAAAAGCTTTTTTCTCATTCCTTTTCCTCCTGCTCTTTTTCTATAGTCACACAGAATCTCTCATACAAGGCTTCTTCTTTTCTTCTGTGACATGACTACCGAACGTACATAATTACATTGGTCATTATATAACACTTTTTAGTTGTTGTCTATAACTACTATTAAGTTTTTTATAATTTTTATTTAATTGCTAATATTAATCCCAGAAGGTGGTAAACAATTATGAAAAATCTAAAAAAGCTACGGAATAGCAGGCATCTGAGCCAGTTTAAGCTTGCAGAACTTTTCCATATCAGCCAACAGTCTGTTTGGAAATATGAAAATGACCTGGCACAGCCTGATCTGGAACTAATCATTGCATTTGCTAACTTTTTCAATACATCTATTGATTATCTTGTGGGAAATACGAATAATCCAAGAAAGTATGAAACCCTGTCTGAAACAGAGCTAAATGAAGATGAACTGGCACACTTACGTTTATATCGTGCTTCTGCTCCAGAGGTAAGAAAGCTGTCAGAACAAATGATGCAGCTATACTTTGATATGCAGAAAGGTTCTGAAAAAGAGTAAAATTATCAATACCGTTTACAATTTTGAAAAAACGGGTTCCATAGAACCCGTCATGGTGATAAATTACGACAAGCAGCCTGACCTTTTGCAATAAAGCTTGATTAGTCAAGCACTATACTACTGAAGCTTATTTCCAAGTCATGGAACACATGTGTCTTTATCGTACTGTCAAACCGATAAAGGGCGGCTGGTGACAAATTTTCAAAATCATAGACAATAACAATTTTTCGTTCTGTATCCACTATCCAATATTCTCTAACACCATTCATTTGATACAGAGAAAGTTTTAGATAATAATCCATGCTCCGGCTGGACGGGGATACAATTTCAACAATCCAGTCAGGAGCACCTTTACAACCTTTATCATTAAGTTTACTGGAATCGCAGATAACGCTTATGTCAGGCTCTACATAATTTTCATAATCCTCGCTATTGTCATCCGTTTTTAAAAAAACTGCAAACGGTGCCGGATACACTTTACAGTTCCCTTTATTTTTGTCTATATAATTGCCAATTGTCTTTGTAAAAAACGCGACGATTTCTTGATGCTTTCGACTTGGTGGCGCCATATCAAAAATCTCACCTTCAATTAATTCGGCTCGCTTTCCTTCTGGCAATGCATAAATATCCGCTATCGTATAATATTGCCGATTTAATAATGGCATGGCATATACCTCCTTTTATTTTATTATACACAGATAAAAACACTTTTACAATAATTATCTGCTCCCCACATGATTAAAGGTTACTGTTCAGATGCCCTCTGAACAGTAACCAAAGCACGGTCAGGAGCTGTTTTCTGGTTAATGCCTTATTCCTGTTGTGTGCAAGCATCATCAGGCAGTCGAATTCCATTGGTTTTAAGCTGATTTCCTGTCCTTCTCTCGTTACAGTTCTTTTTTCCGGGTCAATGACGATATCCTTAATGTGGATCTCCGGTTCCTCCTGTTGAAAGCGTTTTAGTATCTTGTCGATACGAACCAGCAATTCCAGCATTTCAAAAGGCTTTACCATATAGTCCTCTGCGCCGCCTGTCAGCCCTTTGACCTTATCTGACAGTTCACCTCTTGCTGTAAGGAAGATAACAGGCACTCCATAGCTTTTAAGTTCCGGAAGAAGGGCAAAACCGTCCTTTCCCGGCAGCATGATGTCCACAACTGCCAATCCATAATCGTGGTTCTTAACAAGCGATTCACTTGCCATATCTCCGTCCTGAAAAGAAGCCACTTCATATCCGGTCGCTTCTAAGCTTGTACAAATCAGTGATAAAATCGCTTAAAAGACAGGACAGCTGGTTAGATAATCTAGCCCGCCGCCCTGTCTTTTAATGCTGTTGACGCTCCTTATACTTTTTTAGCCCCCCAACCAAAGCTTGCCATCAGGTCCACCCATATCCATGATATTCATAAGGACCTGCTGCTTTTGATAATTCATTCATCTTATTTCCCTTAACCGTAAAAAAGTTTCATATAAATCCAGAGCCCCATATCCCCATTCCCTGTTGGGATATGATAGTGCTGGATTTCGTTTTGCTCCTCTTATTAAAAATGCTTTGATGGTGGCTTCGCTCATCGCCATGTTATGTCCTTCTATAATGCCCCAGCTTAAAAGATTAGCGACTGCACCAGCAACATGGGCGGCCGCAACCGAGGTTCCTGTTCGGGTAGTCATGGGAATGGAGTCTTGGTTCCTGCGCCCTATCGATGGCCCGCTTACATTAACCCCAGGGGCCGCCAAATCCGGTTTAATTACTCCGCCTATTGTATATCCACGGCCGGAATGAATGTAGATGCTGTTATTTAAATGATTGTAGGCGCCTACTGTGATTGGAGAGGTAGAATCTCCCGGGAGGGTTATGGTCGTATATGGGCTGGGAGTCAGAAACACGGTTTCATCGGAAATCAGGTTATGGGCCGGAAGCCACATATTAAATTGCCCTGTGAGATACTGGGTATTATACACGCGTATTCTCCAAATTCCATTTGTTGGGGCTTCAAAACGGATAAAAACAAGCTGTTTGCCTGCGCCTGTCTCAATCAGCTGGTAATTAACTGTAATGACCGTGGGTTCTAAGAGGAACCCAATAGAGGTTTCATTTCTTCCTATGATAGGAATGCGGCCTATGGATTCACCACTGGGAGATACAAATCCAACGGAATATGTATCAGCGGTGGCGGCCCAGAGTTCTACTACAAATCCACGCTGGGATTCCGCATTCCCGACTCGGATTTCCACATCAACGGACTCTTCCCCCATGGGTACAGAACCCATATAGTGATGACCCCGGCCAGTCTCATTGCCTGCGGCAATTACCGTAGCCATTCCTAAATTTCGGCTGATATCTTGAATCATCACATTAAGCGGGGACGTTCCCTCATGGCTGCCCAGATTGGAGCCGATTCCCAGCAGAACGACCAGAGGCTTTCTCTGGCTGTATGCCTCCACGCGCAGGTACTTAATGCCCATCATAATATCATTCTCCTGATAAGCATCAGCGTCATTACTGACAAGATAGAAATCGCGCAGATATTGTTTGGCTGGTTTTAATTTGACGATTACCAGTTCACATTCCGGGGCAGCTCCTGTAAAATCCTGATTAGGCAGGACTCCTCCGGCAGCGATACCCGCCAGAAAGGTTCCATGTCCGTTGGTATCGGTAGAAGGCACCACGGTAAGAGGATTATCAGATTCCAGTGCCTCGTTAATCTGCTCCCGCGTGTACTCTGTGCCATAGGTTGCCCCGCTGGCATTATAGCGGTTAGGTACGCCGGCAGGAAGGAGGCTTTTATCTTCCGGAAGGCTCTGATCCCAAATACTCAAGATTCTGGTAGTTCCATCCTGATTGCGAAAAAGAGGATTGGTATAGTCAATTCCCGTGTCTATGATGCCGATTATAACACCTCTGCCTTGATTGCTCAGGGCAGGTGATGCATGGGTTGCTAAAATACCGGAAGCGTCCATGCTGGAACTATCTAACAGTGTGTACAGTCCAGGGATACTGTAATAGGTAAACTTGCTTAGTGATATGGGTTCTACTGTATCTAGCGGGGTATATATAATACTGAAATCAGTGCTTACAAAGTCCATGCAGAAAATATCTTCCGAATTACCAGGAAATTGCTGCTGGCTTCCATAACGGTAGATAAAGTCAGCAATGGTCTCTGAAGCTGAGTTAATAGGGCATTCCGCCATGATGTACCTCATGCAGGGGATTTGATAACAGTATATGCGGAATTTTTCTATTTTACGTTCCGGGTTGACTCACCCTCCATTAACTCCGCCTTAAACACCCGCTTCTGATGGTCCGCATGATTGCTTACCACGTCAAACAGTATCTTAATGGTGGCTTCCGCCATCTCCTCCACGGGCTGCCTTATGGTAGTCAGCGTCGGATTATAGTAATGCGCAATGTCAAGTCCGTCAAATCCAGCCACCGAATAGTCTTCGGGTATCTTCATGCCGTATTCCGTGATGGCCTTGCAGGCGCCGATGGCGATACTGTCTGATATGGCATACACAGCTGTAAAATCCGTCTTTTTTTCTTCCAGGATCCGGCTCATGGCCATAAAGCCGTAATCCATGGTGTAACAGTCCCTTCCCACCCCTGAAAAAACACAGAGATCTTCATCCAGTTCGATTCCGTTGTCCTTAAGGGCCTTGCGGTATCCTTCCAGACGCAGCCTGCCGATACTCTCATCATCCTTGGTAGCTGCCAGGATTAAAATCCTCTTATGACCAAGCTTACACAAGTAGTCCGTCATCTTATAGCTTTCCGCAAAATCATCCACAGAAACCCAGGAATAAAACGGCGATTCTTCCAGTGAATCCGTCATCCCAATGGTACTGAGCACAAAGGGGACCGCCAGCTGCTCCAGCTTCTCCTTACTGTGTGAGAAGAACCCACCCAGGAATACAATTCCCCTTGGTTTCTTCTCCTTAATCAGTTCAAGGGCCACATCCACTTCATCTTCACCGGCATCCACATGCTGCATGATAAAAGAGTACTTCTTCTTATGAATTTCCTTTTCAAAAATCCGGATCATCTTGCTGAAAAAGGGATTGCTGATTCCCTTGATTAAAACCGCGATAGCCTTTGAATCAGTGCGTTTTAAATTGCGGGCGCTATTGTTAGGAATATAATTATGCTCCTTAACCACCTGCATAATCATATCCTTTGTCTCCGGATTGATATCCGGATGATTGTTAATGGCCCGTGACACCGTACTTACGCCCACTCCGCAGATTCTGGCTACGTCTTTAATATTAATCGATTCCATAAGAAATACTCATCCCCTGTCATCCTCTGCCGTAAAGCTTTGCCATCTTCCTGCACTTTACAACAATCTCATCAGTTATTTCCCCGGGCATCATGCGCCATCTCCAGTTTTCTCCCAGCGTGGATGGCGTATTGATCCGGGCATCTCCGCCAAGACCTAAATAATCCTGGACCGGAATAACCGCCAGCTTTGCCACGCTTGACAGTGCAAGGCGCACGAAATCCCAATGGATTTCCTCTACAGGCGTATGCGGATTATTCATATAATCCACGGAAAGCTGTCTGTCTTCCTCACTCATCTCCCCATACCATCCCCTGATGGTATTATTATCATGGGTTCCTGTGTAAACCACGCAGTTAGAAGTGTAGTTATGGGGCAGATAATCACTTTCCTCCCTGGAATCAAAGGCAAACTCCAGCACCTTCATTCCCGGGAATCCTGTATCTTTTACTAATTCTAGCACAGATGGGGTCAAAAATCCAAGGTCTTCCGCAATAATATTAAGTTTTCCAAACTTTTCCTGCATTTTTCGGAAAATATCCATGCCAGGGCCTTTTCTCCAGGTTCCGTGAACCGCCGTCTGGCTTCCTGCCGGTATGGAATAGTATTCGTCAAAGCCACGGAAATGGTCCACACGCACCACATCGTACATGCGGAAGCTATATTCCATACGCCGCATCCACCATTCATATCCGGTCTCCCCATGATACTCCCAGAGGTACAGCGGATTGCCCCACAGCTGTCCCGTGGCGGAAAAACCGTCGGGAGGGCAGCCCGCCACCGCCACCGGATTCCTGTCCTCATCCAGCTGGAACAGCTCCGGATGGTACCATGTGTCGGCGCTGTCCAGCGCCACATAGATGGGGATATCCCCAATGATGCGGATTCCCTTTTCATTGGCATAGGACTTAAGCGCGCTCCACTGCTCTTCAAATTTCATCTGGAGGAACGCGTAAAAGCCGGTCTCATCCGCCAGTTCATGCTGAAGCGCCTCCATGGCCTCCTGCTTCCGGAGACGGATATCCTTATCCCACAGTGTCCAGGTCCTGCCCTCATATCGGTTCTTAACCGCCATATAAAAGCAGTACTCCACCGTCTCAGGCCAAAGTCTTCCTTTGGCCTCTGCCGCCGTATGCCCCTTCTCCTTCCACCGTCCATATGCCCTGCGAAGCAATGGAAAACGGTTTAAATACAATTTCCCAAAATCAATCTTCCTGGGATTGTCACCGAAATCGGCAGCAGTACACTCTGCTTCTGTTAAGAGACCTTCTTCCACCAGTCTGTCCAGATTGATAAAATACGGATTGCCCGCGAAAGCTGAAAATGACTGATAGGGGGAATCCCCGTAGCTGGTTGGCCCCAGAGGCAGAATCTGCCAGTAATGCTGCCCCGCCTTCTTTAATGTATCAATAAATCCATATGCCTCTTTAGAAAACGCTCCGATTCCGTACTTGGACGGCAGACTGGCAACCGGAAGCAACATACCACATTCCCGCATCGTGTCTCTCCTTTAATTGTGTCTGGTTTTTCCGTATACGTCTATCCCTTTACTGCGCCGGCAGCCACACCCTTGATGATGTATTTCTGGCAGCTTAAATAGAAAATAATGATTGGCACAATTGCCAGGACCAGCATGGCCATCATGGCTCCCATGTCAATGGAACCGTAACCGCCCTTAAGATTCTGGATAACCATGGGTATGGTGCCTTTTTCCTGGGGAAGAATCAGGCTCGGAAGCAGATAGTCATTCCATATCCACATGGCATTTAAGATTGCAACCGTGACAGCAGTCGGCCGGAGCATCGGAAATACCACATGAAAATAAGTCTGGACAGGAGAACAGCCGTCAATCATGGCCGCCTCTTCAATCTCCAGCGGAATCGCCTTCACAAACCCGCAAAACAGGAATACCGCCTGCCCTGCGCCGAATCCCAGATACAAAAGTATAAGTCCATAGATGGAATTCAGATATAAGTCATTGGCCGTCTTCGACATGGTGAACATGACCATCTGGAACGGCACAATCATGGCAAACACAAAAACATAATAGAGAACGCTGTAAAACTTTGTTTTAACCCTGGTAATATACCATGCGGTCATGGAGGTGAACAGTACGATTACCGCCACGGAGCATACCGTGATAAACAGGGAACGCCCAAACGCCATGAAAAATCCCGTCTTCCTCACCCCTTCAATATAGTTGCCAAGGCCCACATAGGCTTCTGCCACCGGGAACCGGAACGGGGCGTCGCTGATATAGAGCTTACTCTTAAAAGCATTCATGAAAACCAGGAATATGGGAAACAGAAATGCAAGAGAAAGTACTGCAAAGAATATCGTCATCATCATGCCTGTAAATCTGCTGACCTCCATCTGCTGGTCATCTGCATTTTTATCTTTCCTTCCCATCAGTTTTCCACCTCCTTACGCCTTGTTATATAAAGCTGTGTCAGGGCAATGACCGCCACCATGATGAAAAATACAACTGCTTTTGCCTGACCCACGCCTTCCCAGCCCACCCTGCCGTAAAATGTACTGTAAATATCCAGCGCCAGCATACTGGTCTGCCTTCCCGGACCTCCCGCCGTCAGGGCCAGGTTCTGGTCAAACAGCTTAAAGGAATTTGTCAGGGTTAAGAAAAGACAGATTGTAAAGGACGGCATCACCATCGGGATCGTAATCCGGCGCAGTGCCTGTGTCTTCGTAGCTCCGTCAATCTTAGCCGCCTCAATAAGATCCGGTGAAACGTTCTGGAGACCGGCAATATAGATAATCATCATATATCCAATCAGCTGCCAGTTCATCAACATGACCAGGCCCCAGAAACCATATCTGGCATCAAATGACAGGGTAACTCCGAACTTCATCAGGATTCCGTTTAACAAAAGCTGCCAGATATAGCCCAGGACAATGCCGCCGATTAAGTTAGGCATGAAGAAAACGGTTCTGAACAGATTTGTCCCCTTGATTCCTCTTGTCAGGGCATAGGCCATCAAAAACCCAAGCACATTGATTGTAACAACGGATACTATGGTAAACTTCACGGTAAATAACAGGGCATTTATAAAGTTCTGGTCTGAAAATATCTTTTTATAATTATTTATGCCCACCCACGCGGCATCCCTTACCGTAGTAAATTCTGTAAAAGACAGATAGATACCAATGATAAACGGATACAGGAATGCAATGATAAACGCAATCAGCGTTGGCAGCACAAAAATCGGAAAATATCGTTTCATTGATTTTTGCATGGCGCACCCTCCTTAAAAATCACATGATAATTCTCATCCCTCAGGCAAAGAAACGGGTGAGGAAGTTCCCTTACGCTCACCCATGTCAAGTCCGGTCCTTAAAGTCTTATTTGGTCATGGCCTTTTCACTTTCCCAGCCTGCCTTCATATCATCCACAACAGCCTGCCACTCTTTCCCGCCCTGGGCATACTGTAACAGGGATGCTCCAAAGTCATCCTTAAAGGTCTGGCTTGGGAAGGAAGTGAAGTTCCAGGATATGGAATACAGATTGCCATTACTCATGTATCTGTCAACTTCTT
It includes:
- a CDS encoding LacI family DNA-binding transcriptional regulator is translated as MESINIKDVARICGVGVSTVSRAINNHPDINPETKDMIMQVVKEHNYIPNNSARNLKRTDSKAIAVLIKGISNPFFSKMIRIFEKEIHKKKYSFIMQHVDAGEDEVDVALELIKEKKPRGIVFLGGFFSHSKEKLEQLAVPFVLSTIGMTDSLEESPFYSWVSVDDFAESYKMTDYLCKLGHKRILILAATKDDESIGRLRLEGYRKALKDNGIELDEDLCVFSGVGRDCYTMDYGFMAMSRILEEKKTDFTAVYAISDSIAIGACKAITEYGMKIPEDYSVAGFDGLDIAHYYNPTLTTIRQPVEEMAEATIKILFDVVSNHADHQKRVFKAELMEGESTRNVK
- a CDS encoding S8 family peptidase; translated protein: MAECPINSASETIADFIYRYGSQQQFPGNSEDIFCMDFVSTDFSIIYTPLDTVEPISLSKFTYYSIPGLYTLLDSSSMDASGILATHASPALSNQGRGVIIGIIDTGIDYTNPLFRNQDGTTRILSIWDQSLPEDKSLLPAGVPNRYNASGATYGTEYTREQINEALESDNPLTVVPSTDTNGHGTFLAGIAAGGVLPNQDFTGAAPECELVIVKLKPAKQYLRDFYLVSNDADAYQENDIMMGIKYLRVEAYSQRKPLVVLLGIGSNLGSHEGTSPLNVMIQDISRNLGMATVIAAGNETGRGHHYMGSVPMGEESVDVEIRVGNAESQRGFVVELWAATADTYSVGFVSPSGESIGRIPIIGRNETSIGFLLEPTVITVNYQLIETGAGKQLVFIRFEAPTNGIWRIRVYNTQYLTGQFNMWLPAHNLISDETVFLTPSPYTTITLPGDSTSPITVGAYNHLNNSIYIHSGRGYTIGGVIKPDLAAPGVNVSGPSIGRRNQDSIPMTTRTGTSVAAAHVAGAVANLLSWGIIEGHNMAMSEATIKAFLIRGAKRNPALSYPNREWGYGALDLYETFLRLREIR
- a CDS encoding carbohydrate ABC transporter permease, with the protein product MQKSMKRYFPIFVLPTLIAFIIAFLYPFIIGIYLSFTEFTTVRDAAWVGINNYKKIFSDQNFINALLFTVKFTIVSVVTINVLGFLMAYALTRGIKGTNLFRTVFFMPNLIGGIVLGYIWQLLLNGILMKFGVTLSFDARYGFWGLVMLMNWQLIGYMMIIYIAGLQNVSPDLIEAAKIDGATKTQALRRITIPMVMPSFTICLFLTLTNSFKLFDQNLALTAGGPGRQTSMLALDIYSTFYGRVGWEGVGQAKAVVFFIMVAVIALTQLYITRRKEVEN
- a CDS encoding response regulator transcription factor, translating into MLSLICTSLEATGYEVASFQDGDMASESLVKNHDYGLAVVDIMLPGKDGFALLPELKSYGVPVIFLTARGELSDKVKGLTGGAEDYMVKPFEMLELLVRIDKILKRFQQEEPEIHIKDIVIDPEKRTVTREGQEISLKPMEFDCLMMLAHNRNKALTRKQLLTVLWLLFRGHLNSNL
- a CDS encoding Uma2 family endonuclease translates to MPLLNRQYYTIADIYALPEGKRAELIEGEIFDMAPPSRKHQEIVAFFTKTIGNYIDKNKGNCKVYPAPFAVFLKTDDNSEDYENYVEPDISVICDSSKLNDKGCKGAPDWIVEIVSPSSRSMDYYLKLSLYQMNGVREYWIVDTERKIVIVYDFENLSPAALYRFDSTIKTHVFHDLEISFSSIVLD
- the malQ gene encoding 4-alpha-glucanotransferase encodes the protein MRECGMLLPVASLPSKYGIGAFSKEAYGFIDTLKKAGQHYWQILPLGPTSYGDSPYQSFSAFAGNPYFINLDRLVEEGLLTEAECTAADFGDNPRKIDFGKLYLNRFPLLRRAYGRWKEKGHTAAEAKGRLWPETVEYCFYMAVKNRYEGRTWTLWDKDIRLRKQEAMEALQHELADETGFYAFLQMKFEEQWSALKSYANEKGIRIIGDIPIYVALDSADTWYHPELFQLDEDRNPVAVAGCPPDGFSATGQLWGNPLYLWEYHGETGYEWWMRRMEYSFRMYDVVRVDHFRGFDEYYSIPAGSQTAVHGTWRKGPGMDIFRKMQEKFGKLNIIAEDLGFLTPSVLELVKDTGFPGMKVLEFAFDSREESDYLPHNYTSNCVVYTGTHDNNTIRGWYGEMSEEDRQLSVDYMNNPHTPVEEIHWDFVRLALSSVAKLAVIPVQDYLGLGGDARINTPSTLGENWRWRMMPGEITDEIVVKCRKMAKLYGRG
- a CDS encoding carbohydrate ABC transporter permease produces the protein MGRKDKNADDQQMEVSRFTGMMMTIFFAVLSLAFLFPIFLVFMNAFKSKLYISDAPFRFPVAEAYVGLGNYIEGVRKTGFFMAFGRSLFITVCSVAVIVLFTSMTAWYITRVKTKFYSVLYYVFVFAMIVPFQMVMFTMSKTANDLYLNSIYGLILLYLGFGAGQAVFLFCGFVKAIPLEIEEAAMIDGCSPVQTYFHVVFPMLRPTAVTVAILNAMWIWNDYLLPSLILPQEKGTIPMVIQNLKGGYGSIDMGAMMAMLVLAIVPIIIFYLSCQKYIIKGVAAGAVKG
- a CDS encoding helix-turn-helix domain-containing protein — protein: MKNLKKLRNSRHLSQFKLAELFHISQQSVWKYENDLAQPDLELIIAFANFFNTSIDYLVGNTNNPRKYETLSETELNEDELAHLRLYRASAPEVRKLSEQMMQLYFDMQKGSEKE